From Streptomyces chrestomyceticus JCM 4735, one genomic window encodes:
- a CDS encoding catechol 1,2-dioxygenase — protein sequence MGEIVGAGLLAHVPTIVLPEAGRRELNGGREVSLVPGLRRLRRDVFETLDYDTVVVLDSHWATTVEFVVAAQDRRAGLYTSDELPRGMCRMPYDFPGDPELARSAAAFAGKHGTWITPIDDLCLPIHYATVNLWTYLGQGLPDKRWLSVGVCQTGDDEDHLRFGRALADGIAALPDRKVLLIASGALSHTFWPLRELRDHEASDPAHLRTPEARAADEQRIAWLLRGDHARVLRTMPEFAAHRPEAGFGHYLMLAGALGEDRLTAPARAYSAYENSIGTGQIHLWFDRPADGWTA from the coding sequence ATGGGTGAGATTGTCGGCGCCGGTCTGCTCGCCCACGTCCCCACCATCGTCCTGCCCGAAGCGGGCCGGCGGGAGCTGAACGGGGGACGGGAGGTCAGCCTCGTACCGGGGCTGCGCAGGCTGCGCCGGGACGTCTTCGAGACGCTCGACTACGACACGGTCGTCGTCCTGGACTCGCACTGGGCGACCACCGTCGAATTCGTCGTCGCCGCGCAGGACCGGAGGGCCGGGCTTTACACCTCCGACGAACTGCCGCGCGGTATGTGCCGGATGCCCTACGACTTCCCCGGCGACCCCGAACTCGCCCGCTCCGCCGCCGCGTTCGCCGGCAAGCACGGCACCTGGATCACCCCGATCGACGACCTGTGCCTGCCCATTCACTACGCCACCGTCAACCTCTGGACCTACCTGGGCCAGGGGCTGCCCGACAAGCGGTGGCTCTCCGTCGGGGTGTGCCAGACCGGAGACGACGAGGACCACCTCCGGTTCGGCCGCGCGCTCGCCGACGGCATCGCCGCACTGCCGGACCGCAAGGTGCTGCTGATCGCCTCCGGCGCGCTGTCCCACACGTTCTGGCCGCTGCGCGAACTGCGCGACCACGAGGCGAGCGACCCGGCCCACCTCCGTACCCCCGAGGCGCGGGCCGCCGACGAGCAGCGGATCGCCTGGCTCCTGCGCGGCGACCACGCGCGCGTGCTGCGCACCATGCCCGAGTTCGCCGCCCACCGCCCCGAAGCGGGCTTCGGGCACTACCTGATGCTGGCGGGCGCCCTGGGCGAGGACCGCCTGACCGCGCCCGCGCGCGCCTACAGCGCGTACGAGAACTCGATCGGAACGGGACAGATCCACCTGTGGTTCGACCGCCCGGCAGACGGCTGGACGGCGTAA
- a CDS encoding SDR family NAD(P)-dependent oxidoreductase, with amino-acid sequence MTRPDEPDQNDQRDKPGKADQSGQPDRPSPGARPVLLVAGASSGIGAAVAARGADGGARVAVCARRAGALREVAEACGAMPYVADVTVRGEVDDLVAAVVRDHGRLDGVVANAGTIRPGGLLELSDEDWDATLRTNLTSVFLLARAALPHLAATRGAFVTVGSVAGLRAAAGASAYAASKAGAGMLTSVIAAEFGPYGVRANTVCPGWTRTEMADEEMREFGGGLSLDAAYARATALVPQRRAAAAEEVADAVLWLLGPRSSYVNGATLTVDGGLTSVDAGRVPFDFTVLPR; translated from the coding sequence ATGACCCGGCCCGATGAGCCAGACCAGAACGATCAGCGCGATAAGCCCGGCAAGGCCGATCAGTCCGGTCAGCCCGACCGGCCCTCCCCCGGCGCCCGCCCCGTCCTGCTCGTGGCCGGAGCGAGCAGCGGGATCGGTGCCGCCGTCGCCGCGCGCGGGGCGGACGGAGGGGCGCGCGTCGCCGTGTGCGCCCGGCGCGCCGGTGCGCTGCGCGAGGTCGCGGAGGCGTGCGGCGCGATGCCCTACGTGGCCGACGTGACCGTACGCGGTGAGGTCGACGACCTGGTCGCGGCCGTGGTGCGGGACCACGGCCGGCTGGACGGCGTGGTCGCCAATGCCGGAACCATCCGCCCCGGCGGCCTGCTCGAACTCAGCGACGAGGACTGGGACGCCACGCTGCGCACCAACCTCACCTCCGTCTTCCTGCTCGCCCGCGCGGCCCTTCCGCACCTGGCGGCCACGCGGGGCGCGTTCGTCACCGTGGGCTCCGTCGCCGGACTGCGCGCCGCCGCGGGCGCGAGTGCGTATGCCGCGTCCAAGGCGGGAGCCGGCATGCTGACGAGCGTCATCGCCGCGGAGTTCGGGCCGTACGGAGTACGTGCCAACACGGTCTGCCCCGGCTGGACGCGCACGGAGATGGCCGACGAGGAGATGCGGGAGTTCGGCGGCGGGCTTTCCTTGGACGCGGCGTACGCGCGGGCCACGGCGCTGGTGCCGCAGCGGCGCGCGGCGGCGGCCGAGGAGGTCGCGGACGCCGTGCTGTGGCTTCTCGGGCCGCGGTCGTCGTACGTCAACGGGGCGACGCTGACCGTGGACGGCGGCCTGACCTCGGTCGACGCGGGGCGGGTGCCGTTCGACTTCACCGTGCTTCCGCGGTGA
- a CDS encoding gamma-glutamyl-gamma-aminobutyrate hydrolase family protein, which yields MSTPRNGARPLIALPQRFSASASALRYGAVVTARALSEAVLRSGGEPFMLHPGPPEEAGERLARCGDVAPYLYGAEVHDRVYDVDAEQDAFDLAVARYALASELPLLAVCRGLQVVNVALGGTLRQDMGGRGYDHRHRVHRVALAAGSTVARAMARATSVSVAVPVPVTVSKAGEAAREAVNVEVSCYHHQCTDRLGEGLAVIGRAADGTVEALELPGRREWFAAVQWHPEDTAAIDPAQQGLFDALTEACGRRFS from the coding sequence GTGAGCACCCCGCGCAACGGCGCCCGTCCCCTCATCGCCCTCCCCCAGCGTTTCTCCGCCTCGGCCTCGGCGCTGCGGTACGGCGCCGTGGTGACGGCGCGGGCGCTGTCGGAAGCCGTACTGCGTTCGGGCGGCGAGCCGTTCATGCTGCACCCGGGCCCGCCGGAGGAGGCGGGCGAGCGGCTGGCCCGCTGCGGCGACGTGGCACCGTACCTCTACGGCGCCGAGGTCCACGACAGGGTCTACGACGTCGACGCGGAGCAGGACGCGTTCGATCTCGCGGTGGCGCGGTACGCGCTGGCGAGCGAGCTGCCGCTGCTGGCTGTCTGCCGCGGACTCCAGGTCGTCAACGTCGCCCTCGGCGGAACGTTGCGCCAGGACATGGGCGGCCGGGGGTACGACCACCGGCACCGGGTTCACCGTGTCGCGCTCGCGGCGGGTTCGACGGTCGCGAGGGCGATGGCGAGGGCGACTTCGGTGTCTGTGGCCGTACCCGTACCCGTGACTGTGTCCAAGGCTGGGGAAGCGGCGAGGGAAGCCGTCAACGTGGAGGTGTCGTGCTATCACCACCAGTGCACGGACCGGCTGGGCGAAGGGCTCGCCGTCATCGGGCGGGCCGCGGACGGCACCGTGGAAGCCCTCGAACTCCCGGGCCGCCGCGAGTGGTTCGCGGCAGTGCAGTGGCACCCCGAGGACACGGCGGCCATCGATCCTGCCCAGCAGGGCCTGTTCGACGCGTTGACCGAGGCGTGCGGGAGGCGGTTCTCCTGA
- a CDS encoding PT domain-containing protein, with the protein MTSGDSVRPAGRSTSQPYSQSTTQPISHPTSQPTSEPTALPPTRRSAQRFARRLTGTLSARFARWAVALSPRRKWALFGCWFALDAVLALAPPVYWAAGDPRFQGGPGIPLSVCYFLALGAHISAGVVALYGVESARGEID; encoded by the coding sequence ATGACATCCGGTGATTCCGTGCGACCGGCCGGCCGGTCGACCTCGCAGCCGTACTCCCAGTCAACCACTCAACCGATCTCTCATCCGACCTCTCAACCAACCTCTGAGCCGACCGCCCTGCCGCCCACCCGGCGGTCCGCCCAACGGTTCGCCCGGCGGCTCACCGGGACACTGTCCGCGCGCTTCGCCCGCTGGGCCGTCGCCCTCTCGCCACGGCGGAAATGGGCGCTGTTCGGCTGCTGGTTCGCGCTCGACGCCGTACTGGCGCTGGCACCTCCGGTGTACTGGGCCGCGGGCGATCCACGGTTCCAGGGCGGACCCGGTATTCCGCTGTCCGTCTGCTACTTCCTCGCTCTCGGCGCGCACATCTCGGCAGGCGTCGTCGCCCTGTACGGCGTCGAGTCGGCCCGCGGCGAGATCGACTGA
- a CDS encoding aldehyde dehydrogenase, whose product MALPAPAPGSLTAGFTATVAGVPVDTRHWIGGERRASTVTFTDRSPIDGTPLAEIARGGAEEARAAVAAARAAFPGWAATPRRERARLLHAVADGIEARLEDLAAVETADNGALLRSHRRGVVPRAAHNLRFFADRLLALGHDDFATRGHTNHVTWDPAGPAALVTPWNAPLMLATWKIGPALAAGDPVILKPAEWTPLTASLLADIAAEAGLPPGVLNVLQGYGDEAGAPLVSDAGVRRISFTGSVPTARRIARAAAANLVPTSFELGGKSPLLVFADADLDLATDLAVEQYDNAGQVCLAATRLLVENSVRDAFLERLLNHASALVQGDPREDSTGIGPTIHPQHLERVDGFVRRALADGATALLGGGPHTELNERTGGTYYRPTLLTDVAQDSEIVQEEVFGPVLTLQSFSTEDEAVALANDTRYGLAATLATGDRERAARVGARLVAGTVWINCFFVRDLAAPFGGSRASGMGREGGDWSFDFYCDLKNTVTAPKGWQRHG is encoded by the coding sequence ATGGCTCTCCCCGCGCCCGCACCGGGCTCCCTGACCGCCGGTTTCACCGCCACGGTCGCCGGAGTCCCCGTCGACACCCGCCACTGGATCGGTGGCGAACGCCGCGCCTCCACCGTCACCTTCACCGACCGCTCACCCATCGACGGGACACCGCTCGCCGAGATCGCGCGGGGCGGCGCCGAAGAGGCCCGGGCCGCCGTCGCCGCCGCCCGCGCCGCCTTCCCCGGCTGGGCCGCGACGCCGCGCCGGGAGCGCGCCCGGCTGCTGCACGCCGTCGCGGACGGCATCGAGGCGCGCCTCGAAGACCTCGCCGCCGTCGAGACGGCGGACAACGGCGCGCTGCTGCGCTCCCACCGGCGTGGCGTGGTGCCCCGCGCGGCGCACAACCTCCGCTTCTTCGCCGACCGCCTGCTCGCCCTCGGCCACGACGACTTCGCCACCCGTGGCCACACCAACCACGTGACCTGGGACCCGGCCGGCCCCGCCGCACTCGTCACACCGTGGAACGCGCCGCTGATGCTGGCCACCTGGAAGATCGGCCCCGCGCTGGCCGCCGGCGACCCGGTGATCCTCAAACCCGCCGAATGGACCCCGCTCACCGCCTCGCTCCTCGCGGACATCGCCGCCGAGGCCGGGCTGCCCCCGGGAGTCCTCAACGTCCTCCAGGGGTACGGCGACGAGGCCGGCGCGCCCCTCGTGTCCGACGCGGGCGTGCGCCGCATCAGCTTCACGGGCTCCGTGCCCACGGCGCGGCGGATCGCCCGTGCCGCCGCCGCGAACCTGGTGCCCACCAGCTTCGAACTCGGCGGCAAGTCTCCCCTGTTGGTCTTCGCGGACGCCGACCTCGACCTGGCCACCGACCTGGCCGTCGAGCAGTACGACAACGCGGGCCAGGTCTGCCTGGCCGCGACCCGGCTGCTCGTCGAGAACTCCGTACGGGACGCCTTCCTGGAGCGCCTCCTGAACCACGCCAGCGCCCTCGTCCAGGGCGACCCGCGTGAGGATTCCACCGGCATCGGCCCCACCATCCACCCCCAGCACCTGGAGCGGGTCGACGGCTTCGTACGGCGCGCGCTGGCGGACGGCGCCACCGCGCTCCTAGGCGGCGGCCCGCACACCGAACTGAACGAGCGGACCGGCGGCACGTACTACCGGCCCACGCTGCTGACCGACGTCGCGCAGGACTCGGAGATCGTCCAGGAGGAGGTCTTCGGCCCCGTGCTCACCCTCCAGAGCTTCAGCACCGAGGACGAGGCCGTGGCCCTGGCCAACGACACCCGCTACGGGCTGGCCGCCACCCTCGCCACCGGGGACCGCGAGCGCGCCGCCCGTGTCGGCGCGCGGCTCGTCGCCGGAACGGTCTGGATCAACTGCTTCTTCGTCCGCGACCTCGCCGCGCCCTTCGGCGGCTCCCGCGCGTCCGGCATGGGGCGGGAGGGCGGCGACTGGAGCTTCGACTTCTACTGCGACCTCAAGAACACCGTCACGGCACCGAAGGGGTGGCAGCGGCATGGGTGA
- a CDS encoding amidohydrolase, whose amino-acid sequence MYARLESAGELRARVSVLLLPLEMGGAARHLPDRLVQLEGVCAAADPRRLRVLGVKLFADGIPPSRTAWMHEEYEGGGYGSLCLHGHSDAQRVEELNTIVRYAHAAGHQLGVHITGDHGIDAVVEAFEAAQAETPRPDARHYVIHGDFASARSLATLARHGWGINMNPGVKDATADAMDAIVGPERSAYQWPVRSAVAAGIPVTASSDAPITYPDWRRGVASMMLREATASGRQSGPEQCVDLETAVRAYTSNAAWQDFAENWKGSLEPGKVADICVVDGDLAHADPHDIAAMPVAMTVFDGEIVHDIR is encoded by the coding sequence GTGTACGCACGTCTGGAGTCGGCCGGTGAGCTGCGGGCGCGGGTCAGTGTGCTGCTGCTCCCCCTGGAGATGGGCGGCGCGGCCCGGCACCTGCCCGACCGGCTGGTCCAGTTGGAAGGGGTGTGCGCGGCAGCCGACCCGCGGCGGCTGCGCGTACTCGGCGTCAAGCTGTTCGCGGACGGTATTCCGCCGAGCCGTACGGCCTGGATGCACGAGGAGTACGAGGGCGGCGGATACGGCAGTCTCTGTCTGCACGGCCACAGCGACGCCCAGCGGGTCGAGGAGCTGAACACGATCGTGCGGTACGCGCACGCCGCGGGCCACCAGCTCGGCGTGCACATCACCGGGGACCACGGCATCGACGCGGTCGTCGAGGCATTCGAGGCGGCGCAGGCCGAGACCCCTCGCCCGGACGCCCGCCACTACGTCATCCACGGCGACTTCGCCTCGGCCCGCTCGCTCGCCACGCTCGCGCGGCACGGCTGGGGCATCAACATGAACCCCGGCGTCAAGGACGCCACCGCGGACGCGATGGACGCGATCGTGGGGCCCGAACGGTCCGCCTACCAGTGGCCCGTACGCAGCGCCGTGGCGGCCGGCATCCCGGTCACCGCCAGCTCGGACGCGCCCATCACCTACCCCGACTGGCGTCGGGGCGTGGCCTCGATGATGCTGCGGGAGGCGACGGCGAGCGGGCGGCAGAGCGGCCCCGAGCAGTGCGTGGACCTGGAGACCGCGGTCCGCGCGTACACCTCGAACGCCGCGTGGCAGGACTTCGCGGAAAACTGGAAGGGCTCGCTGGAGCCCGGCAAGGTGGCGGACATCTGCGTCGTGGACGGTGATCTCGCGCACGCGGATCCGCACGACATCGCGGCGATGCCGGTGGCGATGACGGTTTTCGACGGGGAGATCGTCCATGACATCCGGTGA
- a CDS encoding sodium:solute symporter family protein, with product MNVFLGYGMVVLFFCGVLCTLYIHHRRDADFTDYAVGGRSFGSGYQTMSVLNTWFPGSVFIADAGMAAGSGVIGFHLLVYGLFAYLLMYLMSRRVWMWGERHGLRTQSDLFGLRYGGTASRTVPALIQVLVNFPMTVLGMQAMGLIFYYISFGHLSYSQSVLAGVLVLVARQFWTVRMGMRGVVVTDFYQGMIAYVFGSVLLVGLIVYLAVNGHGFARLPLERLTLPAGGDSGGLYLFALTFTGSVGGWCLSGMFVRLFTADGVRSVKRSAVFVMPASLVFAGLLLTAALLSGTLPGVSDNPDRALFTLARHIGGPWVIIAIALCVLAAQIGMADGVLQSVGTLISNDLVAVYRPMNDKGRLLAAKISIAVYTVASALVANLGLSNLITLSIMAYQGVVQLAVPQFLGLFWKRGNRTGTVAGTVAGFVTAAGLSAVYPTFIPWLNGLTSGIVGLAVNLAVYVACAYLLPQSTAERRRVGELFTATAVPGTRAAPSRTAAPPPGPAQA from the coding sequence GTGAATGTGTTCCTCGGCTACGGCATGGTGGTGCTCTTCTTCTGCGGGGTGCTCTGCACGCTGTACATCCACCACAGGCGCGACGCCGACTTCACCGACTACGCCGTCGGCGGCCGCAGCTTCGGCAGCGGCTACCAGACCATGTCGGTCCTCAACACCTGGTTCCCCGGCTCGGTCTTCATCGCCGACGCGGGCATGGCGGCGGGCAGCGGGGTGATCGGCTTCCACCTGCTGGTCTACGGCCTGTTCGCCTACCTGCTGATGTATCTGATGTCCCGGCGGGTGTGGATGTGGGGCGAGCGGCACGGGCTGCGCACCCAGTCCGACCTGTTCGGCCTGCGCTACGGCGGAACGGCGTCGCGCACCGTGCCCGCGCTGATCCAGGTCCTGGTCAACTTCCCGATGACCGTGCTCGGGATGCAGGCCATGGGGCTGATCTTCTACTACATCTCGTTCGGCCACCTCAGCTACTCCCAGTCGGTGCTCGCGGGCGTGCTGGTCCTGGTGGCCCGCCAGTTCTGGACGGTGCGCATGGGCATGCGCGGTGTGGTCGTCACGGACTTCTACCAGGGCATGATCGCGTACGTCTTCGGGTCGGTCCTGCTGGTGGGGCTGATCGTCTACCTGGCCGTGAACGGTCACGGGTTCGCGCGGCTGCCCCTGGAGCGGCTGACGCTGCCGGCCGGCGGCGACAGCGGCGGCCTGTATCTCTTCGCGCTGACCTTCACCGGGTCGGTGGGAGGCTGGTGTCTGTCGGGGATGTTCGTCCGGCTCTTCACCGCGGACGGGGTACGGAGCGTCAAACGCTCCGCCGTGTTCGTGATGCCGGCCTCGCTCGTCTTCGCCGGGCTGCTGCTGACCGCCGCCCTGCTGTCCGGGACGCTGCCCGGTGTCTCCGACAACCCCGACCGCGCCCTGTTCACCCTGGCCCGGCACATCGGCGGCCCATGGGTCATCATCGCGATCGCGCTGTGCGTCCTGGCCGCGCAGATCGGCATGGCCGACGGGGTGCTCCAGTCCGTGGGCACCCTCATCTCCAACGACCTGGTGGCCGTGTACCGGCCGATGAACGACAAGGGTCGGCTGCTGGCGGCGAAGATCTCCATCGCCGTCTACACGGTGGCCTCCGCGCTGGTCGCCAATCTCGGGCTCAGCAACCTCATCACGCTGTCGATCATGGCGTACCAGGGCGTGGTGCAGCTCGCCGTCCCGCAGTTCCTCGGCCTCTTCTGGAAGCGCGGCAACCGGACGGGCACGGTCGCCGGAACCGTGGCCGGCTTCGTCACCGCCGCCGGGCTCTCCGCGGTCTACCCCACCTTCATCCCCTGGCTGAACGGCCTGACCTCGGGGATCGTGGGCCTGGCCGTCAACCTCGCGGTGTACGTCGCGTGTGCGTACCTGCTCCCGCAGAGTACGGCGGAGAGGCGGCGGGTCGGGGAGCTGTTCACCGCCACGGCCGTGCCCGGCACGCGGGCCGCACCCAGCAGGACCGCGGCCCCGCCGCCCGGGCCGGCGCAGGCGTGA
- a CDS encoding chitinase, producing MRPKHPLRAALAAAVTAATALGLAGTGTGTAAAATPLPAQVLAPYFESWTGQSPAAMSAESGAKHLTMAFIQTAAKGSCTPLWNGSTSMPISPATFGDDIKTLQARGGDAIPSFGGYTADTTGTEIADSCTDVQQIAAAYQKVVTTYDISRLDMDIEVDALDNTAGIDRRNKAIKLVQDWAAANGRKLEISYTLPTTTRGPAANGVALLKNAVQNGARVDVVNLMTFDYYDNAAHDMARDTETAAQGLRDQLARLYPDKSDAQLWSMIGVTEMPGVDDFGPAETFTLANARQVYDWAKAKKINTLSFWALQRDNGSCPGGPARDNCSGIEQQTWDFTRIFAPFTSGSSTPQNDFSVTAAPAAGSVTAGGTATTTVRTAVTAGAAQKVDLKVSGAPAGVTAALSPDSVTAGGSATLTLTTTAATPSGTHRITVTGTGPSGSHTATYALTVTGGSGGQCTAAPWAVGTVYTAGQQVAHRGHTWKAKWWTTGEEPGTTGEWGVWQDLGSC from the coding sequence ATGAGACCCAAGCACCCCTTACGGGCGGCCCTCGCCGCCGCGGTCACCGCCGCCACCGCGCTCGGCCTCGCCGGAACCGGCACCGGCACCGCGGCGGCGGCCACCCCCCTCCCGGCCCAGGTCTTGGCCCCCTACTTCGAATCCTGGACCGGCCAGAGCCCCGCCGCGATGTCCGCCGAGTCGGGCGCCAAGCACCTGACGATGGCGTTCATCCAGACGGCCGCCAAGGGCTCCTGCACGCCCCTGTGGAACGGCAGCACCAGCATGCCGATCTCCCCGGCCACCTTCGGCGACGACATCAAGACCCTGCAGGCCAGGGGTGGTGACGCCATCCCCTCGTTCGGCGGCTACACCGCCGACACCACCGGCACCGAGATCGCCGACAGTTGCACCGACGTCCAGCAGATCGCCGCCGCGTACCAGAAGGTCGTCACGACCTACGACATCAGCCGGCTCGACATGGACATCGAAGTCGACGCGCTGGACAACACCGCGGGCATCGACCGGCGGAACAAGGCGATCAAACTCGTACAGGACTGGGCGGCGGCCAACGGCCGGAAGCTCGAAATCTCCTACACCCTGCCCACGACCACCCGCGGCCCCGCCGCCAACGGCGTCGCCCTGCTGAAGAACGCGGTGCAGAACGGCGCCCGGGTCGACGTGGTCAACCTGATGACGTTCGACTACTACGACAACGCCGCCCATGACATGGCACGCGACACCGAGACCGCCGCCCAGGGCCTGCGCGACCAGCTCGCGCGGCTCTACCCGGACAAGAGCGACGCCCAGCTCTGGAGCATGATCGGCGTCACCGAGATGCCCGGCGTCGACGACTTCGGCCCGGCCGAGACCTTCACCCTGGCCAACGCCCGGCAGGTCTACGACTGGGCCAAGGCCAAGAAGATCAACACCCTGTCGTTCTGGGCGCTGCAACGGGACAACGGCAGTTGCCCCGGAGGCCCGGCCCGGGACAACTGCTCCGGCATCGAGCAGCAGACCTGGGACTTCACCCGGATCTTCGCGCCCTTCACCAGCGGCTCCAGCACCCCGCAGAACGACTTCTCGGTCACCGCCGCACCCGCCGCCGGATCGGTGACGGCCGGTGGTACGGCCACCACCACGGTGCGCACCGCGGTGACCGCCGGCGCGGCCCAGAAGGTGGACCTGAAGGTCAGCGGCGCCCCCGCGGGCGTCACCGCCGCGCTCAGCCCCGACTCCGTCACGGCGGGCGGCTCGGCCACCCTGACCCTCACCACGACCGCCGCCACGCCGTCCGGCACCCACCGCATCACCGTCACCGGCACCGGCCCCTCCGGCAGCCACACGGCGACCTACGCCCTGACCGTCACCGGCGGCAGCGGCGGCCAGTGCACGGCCGCACCCTGGGCCGTCGGCACGGTGTACACCGCGGGCCAGCAGGTCGCGCACCGCGGGCACACCTGGAAGGCCAAGTGGTGGACGACGGGCGAAGAACCCGGCACCACAGGCGAGTGGGGTGTCTGGCAGGACCTCGGCTCCTGCTGA
- a CDS encoding fumarylacetoacetate hydrolase family protein — MNTTRTPSQDGTREYRRILLDGAVVHVVREGEALIAGDGRRVPAATARHLPPVQPSKVIAVHLNHRSRVEEFQTSLPPAPTYFHKPVSALNAHGGAVVRPEGCQYLNYEGEIALVIGRVCRNVAPDDAGHYIAGYTVANDYGLHDFRDTDAGSMLRVKGSDTLCPLGPGLVTGWDFRGKYLRTYVNGEPAQDGSTDEMTWDMHYLVADIARTITLAPGDVLLTGTPAHSRPVRPGDVVEVEAEGLGRLTNHIVAGPTPVRDDCGAQPTASEEVLSTAFGGDWEYRGIRPPRRS, encoded by the coding sequence ATGAACACAACACGCACCCCCAGTCAGGACGGAACCCGCGAATACCGCCGCATCCTGCTCGACGGCGCCGTCGTCCACGTCGTACGGGAGGGCGAAGCCCTCATCGCAGGCGACGGCCGCCGCGTGCCGGCGGCCACCGCCCGGCACCTGCCGCCCGTACAGCCCTCGAAGGTGATCGCCGTGCACCTCAACCACCGCAGCAGGGTCGAGGAATTCCAGACATCACTGCCGCCCGCGCCCACGTACTTCCACAAGCCCGTCTCCGCACTCAACGCGCACGGGGGAGCGGTGGTGCGCCCCGAGGGCTGCCAGTACCTCAACTACGAGGGCGAGATCGCGCTCGTCATCGGCCGCGTGTGCCGCAACGTCGCACCGGACGACGCCGGCCACTACATCGCCGGATACACCGTCGCCAACGACTACGGCCTGCACGACTTCCGCGACACCGACGCCGGCTCGATGCTCCGCGTCAAGGGCTCCGACACGCTCTGCCCACTGGGCCCCGGGCTGGTGACCGGGTGGGACTTCCGCGGCAAGTACCTGCGGACGTACGTCAACGGCGAGCCGGCGCAGGACGGTTCCACCGACGAGATGACGTGGGACATGCACTACCTCGTCGCCGACATCGCCCGGACCATCACCCTCGCCCCCGGCGACGTCCTCCTCACGGGCACGCCCGCGCATTCACGCCCCGTCCGGCCGGGCGACGTGGTGGAGGTCGAGGCGGAGGGCCTGGGGCGGCTGACCAACCACATCGTGGCGGGCCCGACACCCGTCCGGGACGACTGCGGAGCGCAGCCGACAGCCTCCGAGGAGGTCTTGTCCACGGCCTTCGGCGGTGACTGGGAGTACCGCGGCATCCGGCCCCCTCGCCGGTCCTAG
- a CDS encoding MarR family winged helix-turn-helix transcriptional regulator, with product MTEHRSIRETEKAVQAKLGDTPIRHVQMVAVANIYRAAAAVRQHFENSVLRGAELSWTSFVVLWVVWIWGETETRHVAAEAGISKGTLTGVCRTLQSRGLLERNSHPSDGRLVLLRLTDQGERLMAEVFPAFNAEEVFVSERLTDEECKTLADLLRKIVVQTEENGEERRLALLDGADPRPRRSGRRPSRS from the coding sequence GTGACGGAGCACCGTTCCATCCGGGAGACCGAGAAGGCCGTACAGGCCAAGCTGGGCGACACACCGATCCGGCACGTACAGATGGTCGCAGTGGCGAACATCTACCGTGCCGCCGCGGCCGTGCGACAGCACTTCGAGAACTCCGTGCTGCGGGGCGCCGAACTGTCCTGGACCTCGTTCGTCGTGCTGTGGGTCGTGTGGATCTGGGGCGAGACGGAGACCCGCCACGTGGCGGCGGAGGCCGGCATCTCCAAGGGCACCTTGACGGGGGTGTGCCGCACCCTCCAGAGCCGGGGCCTCCTCGAACGCAACAGTCACCCCTCCGACGGGCGCCTGGTGCTGCTGCGGCTGACGGACCAGGGCGAGCGGCTGATGGCCGAGGTGTTTCCCGCCTTCAACGCGGAGGAGGTCTTCGTCTCCGAGCGGCTGACCGACGAGGAGTGCAAGACGCTGGCCGACCTGCTGCGGAAGATCGTGGTGCAGACGGAGGAGAACGGGGAGGAGCGGCGGCTCGCCCTCCTCGACGGGGCCGACCCCCGCCCGCGACGCAGCGGACGCCGCCCCTCCCGGAGCTGA